One genomic region from Terriglobus aquaticus encodes:
- a CDS encoding tyrosine-type recombinase/integrase, with amino-acid sequence MAKPKAKVEGVYEKNPGSGVWYTRLRVNGKLVRKRIGSYKDAKEYIEKARTIRNTGAGIIPQTAKRPAMTLGELDRVGGSVTLGKLCDDWLRYIKAHPLEYKDQRNPPYRIGLIKEAFGDLPAGSIRPPQIADWLDEMAKDRAPATINRLKTTWSAIFRYGKERGHVETNPARDVKLRRVGGGVIRWLKPEEEARLRAVLQKAVDDCPSQKPGIRNRLLHHILEFDISIGTGMRKSEQYGLLWSDVDLEHKMITARDTKNGETRHIPMIKSVHAAFLQLDAMRLKRKNRSSKKPNQSPAESVFGLADNKKWWLAALKAAKIENYRWHDNRHTFCSRLAQKGASLKVIQEAAGHKTIQMSARYAHLHKSHLADAMSVLD; translated from the coding sequence ATGGCAAAGCCGAAGGCGAAGGTCGAAGGTGTCTACGAAAAGAACCCAGGAAGCGGCGTCTGGTACACCCGCCTCCGCGTAAACGGCAAGCTGGTTCGCAAGAGGATTGGCAGCTACAAGGACGCGAAGGAATACATCGAGAAAGCCCGTACCATCCGCAACACAGGCGCTGGGATCATCCCACAGACCGCGAAGCGCCCTGCCATGACGTTGGGTGAATTGGACAGGGTTGGAGGCTCCGTCACCCTTGGCAAACTCTGTGACGACTGGCTCCGGTACATCAAGGCGCATCCTCTGGAATACAAGGATCAACGCAATCCGCCCTATCGGATCGGCCTCATCAAGGAAGCCTTTGGCGACTTGCCGGCCGGGTCGATCCGTCCCCCGCAAATTGCAGACTGGCTCGACGAGATGGCGAAAGACAGGGCTCCTGCCACCATCAACCGACTCAAGACCACCTGGTCAGCAATCTTTAGGTACGGCAAGGAACGGGGACACGTCGAGACGAACCCGGCTCGGGATGTGAAGCTGAGAAGAGTTGGCGGCGGTGTCATCCGTTGGCTTAAGCCAGAGGAAGAAGCTCGTCTCAGAGCGGTGCTGCAGAAGGCAGTAGACGACTGCCCTTCCCAGAAGCCGGGGATCCGTAACCGACTCTTGCACCACATCCTTGAGTTCGACATTTCCATCGGTACGGGGATGCGCAAGAGTGAGCAGTACGGGCTGCTCTGGTCAGACGTAGACCTGGAACACAAGATGATCACGGCGAGAGACACAAAGAATGGCGAGACACGCCACATCCCCATGATCAAAAGCGTTCATGCTGCATTCTTGCAGTTGGACGCCATGCGCCTCAAGCGAAAGAACCGCTCTAGCAAAAAGCCGAACCAATCCCCTGCCGAATCCGTGTTTGGGCTTGCCGACAACAAAAAGTGGTGGCTGGCAGCACTCAAAGCAGCGAAGATCGAGAACTACCGCTGGCATGACAATAGGCACACGTTCTGTTCCCGCCTCGCTCAGAAGGGCGCCAGCCTCAAGGTGATCCAGGAGGCAGCCGGACACAAAACGATTCAGATGTCAGCGCGATATGCGCACCTGCACAAATCCCACCTTGCAGATGCCATGTCTGTGCTTGATTGA
- a CDS encoding S1 family peptidase — MRSIVLILLGLFPWFSASAQVQPPKSEAGFKHAFRRHTDGSLEKRFDALSCSLVLLRVANRLGTGFFVSADGDVATAAHVMGDKIFPRVVGGSGVGVTLIIPQDFSAQDANGSVHPLKGSTLQNNIDAFGADVALIKTGIKPPCWLKTGDDTKVRTGEPVITIGFPGLAFGSATLYSGLVSTAQLLTGLPIGKTPDGMPVTSQVKTIRVQMPISPGLSGAPLINSKNEVIGVITSAGAWNQDLDVVIALRRMQQAGQIPPGVNLPNIQELGWIAELGEILHDYASPGYGDAVPMRYLRPSAAATQKPAAPAH; from the coding sequence ATGCGAAGCATTGTTTTGATTCTTCTTGGTTTGTTCCCTTGGTTTTCTGCATCGGCGCAGGTGCAGCCGCCCAAGAGCGAAGCGGGCTTCAAGCACGCGTTTAGGCGCCACACGGATGGATCCTTAGAGAAGCGCTTCGACGCCCTCAGCTGTTCGTTGGTCTTGCTCCGGGTTGCCAACCGGCTCGGAACGGGGTTCTTTGTCAGCGCAGACGGTGACGTCGCAACAGCCGCTCACGTCATGGGAGACAAAATATTCCCCAGGGTTGTAGGTGGTTCCGGAGTCGGCGTGACCTTGATCATTCCGCAGGACTTTAGTGCTCAGGACGCCAATGGCTCAGTGCATCCGCTGAAAGGAAGCACGTTGCAGAACAACATCGACGCCTTCGGGGCTGATGTCGCGCTCATCAAGACTGGGATCAAGCCGCCTTGCTGGCTGAAGACGGGGGATGACACCAAGGTGCGAACAGGTGAACCGGTCATCACCATCGGTTTCCCAGGTTTGGCTTTCGGCTCAGCCACTCTTTACTCCGGCTTGGTGAGTACTGCGCAATTACTGACGGGCCTCCCAATCGGCAAGACACCGGATGGAATGCCCGTCACAAGCCAGGTCAAGACAATCCGGGTGCAGATGCCGATCTCGCCTGGTCTATCAGGAGCTCCTCTGATAAACAGCAAAAACGAGGTGATCGGAGTGATCACCTCGGCAGGAGCTTGGAATCAGGATCTGGATGTCGTTATCGCGCTGCGTCGCATGCAGCAGGCTGGGCAGATCCCACCGGGCGTGAACCTACCGAACATACAGGAGTTGGGGTGGATCGCAGAGCTTGGTGAGATTCTTCACGACTACGCGTCTCCGGGGTATGGAGACGCTGTGCCGATGAGGTATCTGAGGCCATCAGCGGCAGCAACTCAGAAACCTGCAGCACCCGCCCATTGA
- a CDS encoding SGNH/GDSL hydrolase family protein translates to MKKLFYAALCAVSLFAPLANTQAQQSIAYLSDLTTSLKMQGNYNSSTAYIKNDVVVSSGSAYYALQNTTGNAPSNTSSYWALLSSSQSSGSSLSYQGAYSGSTTYANGAIVTYSGSSWVSLQSANTGNTPANGSSYWGLLAAQGAPGSGASGQIAEAQLPAQFNSVHRFLMGPRLSSGAKGLTTYGDSITACTGATGNSTCYANILAAKLGLTLTNNGASGYQSEDIAFAYAFADKPTSAANPVRTYFALHNDLHWCGNTTGCLANARSALTATFSYLTTPTGNKVPGSGFTTTGTWMTYTDHSTGGIFSTTQNSTASTTVTTTAANQPVYVWYLGRDGDGGTATLSVDGSVVDTLYTASQTGQCFCTKVGSTVSVQAKRYVLSAAGSHTLLFTVTSPNGTGSQTAGAATQTNNFVLYGVGQAKTPLPVASPASLFVYAPIYENGMNISAATDAYAGMESSVVSSLQADGLLVNFTNTNAYMNNAVDMSGSATTVPAGEGAPGYSGTSCPAVPAGSVGQHPNDCGHMHIAEAMAADIQ, encoded by the coding sequence ATGAAGAAACTTTTTTACGCTGCACTGTGTGCAGTCAGCCTTTTTGCGCCTTTGGCCAATACGCAGGCTCAGCAGTCGATTGCTTATCTGAGCGATCTCACCACATCCCTCAAGATGCAAGGCAACTACAACTCCAGCACGGCGTACATCAAGAATGACGTCGTCGTTAGCAGCGGGTCTGCCTACTATGCCCTGCAGAACACCACGGGCAATGCGCCTTCGAACACCTCCAGCTACTGGGCCTTACTCTCGTCCTCGCAGTCCAGCGGGTCCAGCCTCAGCTACCAGGGTGCGTACAGCGGCAGCACGACGTACGCGAATGGCGCCATCGTGACGTACTCCGGTTCGAGCTGGGTGTCGCTGCAGTCTGCAAACACCGGCAACACTCCGGCCAATGGTTCTTCCTATTGGGGTCTGTTGGCAGCGCAGGGCGCACCGGGATCAGGCGCCTCGGGCCAGATCGCAGAAGCTCAGTTGCCTGCCCAATTCAACAGCGTGCATCGCTTTCTGATGGGGCCTCGTTTGTCCTCTGGCGCGAAGGGTCTGACCACATACGGTGATTCCATCACCGCCTGCACGGGAGCGACCGGCAACTCCACGTGCTACGCGAATATCCTGGCAGCCAAACTCGGTTTGACCCTCACGAATAACGGCGCGTCGGGCTATCAGTCAGAGGACATCGCGTTCGCCTACGCCTTCGCTGACAAGCCGACGAGTGCCGCAAACCCCGTGCGCACGTACTTCGCCCTGCATAATGACCTGCACTGGTGCGGGAATACTACAGGCTGCTTGGCGAATGCTCGGTCTGCCCTCACTGCGACCTTCAGCTACCTGACTACACCGACAGGCAACAAAGTTCCTGGTTCCGGCTTCACTACCACCGGCACGTGGATGACGTACACAGACCACAGCACGGGCGGCATCTTCTCCACGACGCAAAACAGCACGGCCAGCACGACAGTCACCACGACGGCAGCGAACCAGCCGGTCTACGTCTGGTACCTGGGACGTGACGGCGACGGCGGCACCGCAACCTTGAGCGTCGACGGTTCAGTGGTCGACACCCTTTACACCGCATCGCAGACCGGCCAGTGCTTCTGCACCAAGGTGGGCAGCACCGTATCGGTTCAGGCCAAGCGGTACGTCCTGTCAGCCGCCGGCAGCCACACCTTACTCTTTACGGTCACCTCGCCGAATGGCACGGGATCGCAGACTGCAGGCGCGGCGACGCAGACCAACAACTTCGTGCTTTACGGTGTGGGTCAGGCCAAAACGCCTCTTCCCGTCGCTTCGCCGGCATCGCTGTTCGTCTATGCCCCGATCTACGAGAACGGAATGAACATCTCAGCGGCTACTGATGCCTATGCGGGCATGGAGTCGAGTGTGGTTTCTTCCCTCCAAGCAGATGGCCTGCTCGTGAACTTCACCAATACGAACGCCTACATGAACAACGCAGTCGATATGAGTGGTTCGGCGACCACGGTACCGGCTGGCGAGGGGGCACCCGGCTACTCGGGAACAAGCTGCCCTGCAGTTCCAGCGGGGTCCGTGGGACAGCACCCAAACGACTGCGGCCATATGCACATTGCCGAGGCTATGGCTGCGGACATTCAATAG
- a CDS encoding phage major capsid protein, producing the protein MTLLELQEKRNKLMHDATAIMQGDKAVEQRSAFDQMMQQVDELDADIARHKRVEAFAAEQRTNRPPRGVPGRSMDNGENAELEKRAFRKFMVTGDQTELRDLGVGTVGGSITGGNQLVAPAFYPVLTQAQKFYGGVVNIVNQKKTDTGASMQFASSNDATAGIQPWAESTPAPEADPSLAKNYSATETYTTGVISVTLEELEDSAWDIDKFVQDIFGQRLYRGLAKYVSQGSTASGSAVGAYVSYLSGAVNGATSAAKGVIAYQDLLNLWASVDKEYADRGTFVMNTTTRAALMGVVDQIGRPLFQPSTTSGPFDTLLGRPIVLDNFLPNIAANSTSLVFGDFESLYTLRSVGDFTVYRDPYTYLTTKGSVAFVGAGRGGSFITDAGTHPVKYLTQAAS; encoded by the coding sequence ATGACTCTTCTCGAACTACAAGAAAAACGTAACAAGCTTATGCACGATGCGACTGCCATCATGCAGGGTGACAAAGCTGTTGAGCAGCGCAGTGCTTTCGATCAGATGATGCAACAGGTGGACGAACTTGACGCTGACATCGCTCGTCACAAGCGTGTGGAGGCTTTCGCCGCTGAACAACGCACGAACCGCCCACCTCGCGGGGTCCCCGGTCGCTCGATGGACAACGGTGAAAATGCAGAGCTCGAAAAGCGAGCATTCCGCAAATTCATGGTGACTGGCGATCAGACTGAGCTTCGTGATCTAGGTGTGGGCACTGTTGGCGGCAGCATCACGGGCGGCAACCAACTGGTTGCGCCGGCTTTCTATCCGGTTTTGACCCAAGCGCAGAAGTTCTACGGCGGTGTCGTCAATATCGTGAATCAGAAGAAGACCGATACAGGCGCTTCTATGCAGTTTGCAAGCAGCAATGACGCTACTGCTGGTATTCAGCCTTGGGCCGAGTCGACCCCTGCGCCTGAAGCTGATCCTTCGCTAGCGAAGAACTATTCAGCGACTGAAACTTACACGACGGGCGTGATCTCGGTGACTCTGGAGGAGTTAGAAGACTCTGCTTGGGACATCGACAAGTTTGTCCAGGACATCTTTGGCCAGCGTCTCTATCGTGGCCTCGCGAAGTACGTTTCTCAGGGCTCCACTGCCTCTGGTTCAGCTGTCGGAGCATACGTCTCCTATCTGAGCGGCGCTGTGAACGGAGCCACGAGCGCAGCTAAGGGCGTTATTGCTTACCAGGATCTCTTGAATCTCTGGGCTTCCGTCGACAAGGAGTATGCCGACAGGGGCACGTTTGTGATGAACACTACCACTCGTGCGGCTCTGATGGGTGTGGTCGATCAGATAGGCCGCCCACTCTTTCAGCCGAGCACCACTTCTGGGCCGTTCGACACTTTGCTGGGTCGGCCCATCGTTCTCGACAACTTCTTGCCAAACATCGCAGCCAACTCGACCAGTTTGGTCTTTGGCGACTTCGAATCCCTGTACACCTTACGCTCGGTTGGTGACTTCACGGTCTACCGCGACCCGTACACGTATCTCACTACTAAGGGCAGCGTGGCTTTCGTCGGTGCGGGACGCGGCGGTTCGTTCATCACCGACGCCGGCACACATCCTGTCAAGTACCTGACCCAGGCAGCCAGCTAA
- a CDS encoding HK97 family phage prohead protease has translation MPKTKELRYQPARELRVQTSADGSRTISGTIVYSSLSEDLGGFRELLAPGVFADSMGSDVYCLRQHDPNLVMGRTKSKTLTLTDSPTALRYSCRLPDTEQARSLAAAIDRGDLDATSFGFQTISDDWAVDKDGSVVRTILKADLIEVSPCIFEAYSSSSVSIRSCPDALRGKLKLTKRSNADGCDCDCSACEDGDCDRCSDEECDDVACAANGCPEQDDEDRSISRSDRNKMHMRLELARRK, from the coding sequence ATGCCTAAAACCAAAGAACTCCGGTACCAACCAGCGCGAGAACTGCGGGTGCAAACCAGCGCCGATGGTTCTCGCACCATCAGCGGGACGATCGTTTACTCCTCATTGAGCGAGGATCTTGGCGGTTTCCGCGAATTACTGGCGCCAGGAGTGTTCGCTGACTCGATGGGATCCGACGTCTACTGCTTACGACAACATGATCCGAACCTGGTCATGGGCAGAACGAAGTCGAAGACGCTCACGCTGACTGACAGCCCTACGGCGCTTCGCTACAGCTGCAGGCTTCCTGATACGGAACAGGCAAGATCTCTCGCCGCTGCAATTGATCGCGGGGACTTGGACGCCACTAGCTTCGGCTTCCAGACAATCTCCGATGATTGGGCCGTAGACAAGGACGGGAGCGTCGTCCGGACGATCCTTAAAGCCGACTTGATCGAAGTGTCGCCGTGCATCTTTGAGGCTTACAGTTCCTCTTCTGTGTCCATCCGCTCCTGCCCTGATGCTCTCAGAGGCAAACTTAAGCTGACGAAGCGCTCGAACGCAGACGGATGCGATTGCGACTGCTCCGCGTGTGAAGACGGGGATTGTGATCGCTGTTCCGATGAGGAATGCGACGACGTAGCCTGTGCAGCTAACGGCTGCCCAGAGCAGGATGACGAAGATCGCTCGATCAGCAGGTCTGACCGCAACAAGATGCACATGCGCCTAGAGCTCGCCCGCCGCAAGTAG
- a CDS encoding phage portal protein, which translates to MNPGAFEVFRIGSGTEAGAVISNSSAMQISTVFACVKVLAETVSSLPLRLYRVTAGGRTPETSHPLSRLLTLAPNEEQSSLTLIETFVTHLCLTGNAYVFIERDSSGKPVGLWNLQPQLTEPSRKPDNTLYYRTSDGEAAGQSRVIAAEDMLHFRLMTWNGILGLSPILQCKRSLGLSIAAEQYASRFFSNGAVPMMALSTEQKVDPLTKQKMRTDWETLQTRSNQHRIAILDNGLKAERFGITNEEAQFLESRAFTRADVAGIFRVPAHMIGELGKMTNSNTEQMNLQFITQTISPLLARIEAEIALKLLMPKPGQAAVFQIGFDTAELIRGDFLTQMQGCAIGRQGGWLTGNDCRRIQGLHEAGPELDVYSNPVNMENSLELLKQGKPPQQGQVPDA; encoded by the coding sequence GTTTTCAGGATCGGCAGTGGCACTGAGGCGGGTGCTGTCATCTCCAATAGCAGCGCAATGCAGATTAGCACTGTGTTTGCATGCGTCAAGGTGCTTGCCGAGACAGTATCGTCTCTCCCGCTACGTCTTTACCGTGTGACTGCAGGCGGCAGGACTCCGGAGACTTCCCACCCGCTGAGTCGGTTGCTCACTTTGGCTCCGAATGAAGAACAGAGCTCACTGACTCTCATAGAGACCTTCGTCACACACCTCTGTCTCACTGGAAACGCTTATGTGTTTATCGAAAGAGACAGCAGCGGCAAGCCCGTAGGTCTGTGGAATCTGCAGCCGCAACTCACAGAGCCCTCTCGTAAGCCGGACAACACACTTTATTACCGCACATCTGACGGTGAGGCGGCAGGCCAGTCGCGAGTAATCGCGGCAGAAGACATGCTGCACTTTCGCCTCATGACCTGGAACGGGATCTTGGGTCTCAGCCCGATCCTCCAATGCAAGCGCAGTCTCGGCCTCAGCATTGCTGCTGAGCAGTACGCTTCACGCTTCTTCAGCAATGGTGCTGTGCCGATGATGGCCTTGTCAACAGAGCAGAAGGTTGATCCTCTCACAAAGCAGAAGATGCGCACCGATTGGGAAACTCTGCAGACCAGAAGTAACCAACATCGGATCGCAATCCTGGATAACGGGTTGAAAGCCGAGCGGTTCGGCATCACTAATGAAGAGGCGCAATTCCTAGAATCCCGTGCCTTCACTCGTGCAGATGTGGCGGGAATTTTCCGAGTGCCAGCTCATATGATCGGCGAACTCGGCAAGATGACCAACTCGAACACCGAGCAGATGAACCTGCAGTTCATCACGCAAACGATCAGCCCCTTACTAGCAAGGATCGAAGCGGAGATCGCACTTAAACTGCTCATGCCAAAACCGGGGCAAGCGGCAGTCTTCCAGATTGGCTTTGACACTGCAGAACTCATCCGTGGTGACTTCCTTACACAGATGCAAGGTTGCGCTATTGGACGGCAGGGTGGTTGGCTTACCGGCAATGACTGCAGACGGATACAAGGTCTGCATGAAGCGGGGCCTGAGTTGGACGTCTACAGCAATCCTGTCAACATGGAGAACTCTCTGGAGCTCTTGAAGCAGGGAAAGCCACCTCAACAAGGACAGGTACCAGATGCCTAA